A single region of the Hippopotamus amphibius kiboko isolate mHipAmp2 chromosome 6, mHipAmp2.hap2, whole genome shotgun sequence genome encodes:
- the EEF1A1 gene encoding elongation factor 1-alpha 1 gives MGKEKTHINIVVIGHVDSGKSTTTGHLIYKCGGIDKRTIEKFEKEAAEMGKGSFKYAWVLDKLKAERERGITIDISLWKFETSKYYVTIIDAPGHRDFIKNMITGTSQADCAVLIVAAGVGEFEAGISKNGQTREHALLAYTLGVKQLIVGVNKMDSTEPPYSQKRYEEIVKEVSTYIKKIGYNPDTVAFVPISGWNGDNMLEPSANMPWFKGWKVTRKDGNASGTTLLEALDCILPPTRPTDKPLRLPLQDVYKIGGIGTVPVGRVETGVLKPGMVVTFAPVNVTTEVKSVEMHHEALSEALPGDNVGFNVKNVSVKDVRRGNVAGDSKNDPPMEAAGFTAQVIILNHPGQISAGYAPVLDCHTAHIACKFAELKEKIDRRSGKKLEDGPKFLKSGDAAIVDMVPGKPMCVESFSDYPPLGRFAVRDMRQTVAVGVIKAVDKKAAGAGKVTKSAQKAQKAK, from the exons atgggaaaggagaagaCCCACATCAACATCGTTGTCATTGGACACGTAGATTCGGGGAAGTCAACCACTACTGGCCATTTGATCTACAAATGTGGTGGGATCGACAAGAGAACCATTGAAAAATTCGAGAAGGAGGCTGCCGAG ATGGGAAAGGGCTCCTTCAAGTATGCCTGGGTCTTGGACAAACTGAAAGCTGAACGTGAGCGTGGTATCACCATTGATATCTCCCTGTGGAAATTCGAGACCAGCAAATACTATGTGACCATCATTGATGCCCCAGGACACAGAGACTTCATCAAAAACATGATTACAGGCACATCCCAG GCCGACTGTGCTGTCCTGATTGTTGCTGCTGGTGTTGGTGAATTTGAAGCAGGTATCTCCAAGAACGGGCAGACCCGTGAGCATGCCCTTCTGGCTTACACTCTGGGTGTGAAACAGCTAATTGTTGGAGTTAACAAAATGGATTCCACTGAGCCACCCTACAGTCAGAAGAGATACGAGGAAATTGTTAAAGAAGTCAgcacctacattaagaaaattgGCTACAACCCTGACACAGTAGCATTTGTGCCAATTTCTGGCTGGAATGGTGACAACATGTTGGAGCCGAGTGCTAAC ATGCCCTGGTTCAAGGGATGGAAAGTTACCCGTAAAGATGGCAATGCCAGTGGAACCACGCTGCTTGAAGCTCTGGATTGCATCCTGCCACCAACTCGTCCAACTGACAAGCCCTTGCGTTTGCCCCTCCAGGACGTCTACAAAATTGGTG GTATTGGTACTGTCCCTGTGGGTCGGGTGGAGACTGGTGTTCTCAAACCTGGCATGGTGGTCACCTTTGCGCCTGTCAACGTAACAACTGAAGTGAAGTCTGTTGAAATGCACCATGAAGCTTTGAGTGAAGCTCTTCCTGGGGATAATGTAGGCTTCAATGTCAAGAACGTGTCTGTCAAAGATGTTCGTCGTGGCAATGTGGCTGGtgacagcaaaaatgacccaCCGATGGAAGCAGCTGGCTTCACAGCTCAG GTGATTATCTTGAACCATCCAGGCCAAATCAGTGCTGGGTATGCACCTGTGTTGGATTGTCACACAGCTCACATTGCTTGCAAATTTGCTGAGCTGAAGGAGAAGATTGATCGTCGTTCTGGGAAAAAGCTGGAAGATGGCCCCAAATTCTTGAAATCGGGTGATGCTGCCATTGTTGACATGGTTCCTGGCAAGCCCATGTGTGTTGAGAGCTTCTCCGACTATCCTCCTCTGG GCCGTTTTGCTGTTCGTGACATGAGACAGACAGTTGCTGTGGGTGTCATCAAAGCAGTGGACAAGAAGGCAGCTGGAGCTGGCAAGGTCACCAAGTCTGCCCAGAAAGCTCAGAAGGCTAAATGA